One region of Carya illinoinensis cultivar Pawnee chromosome 8, C.illinoinensisPawnee_v1, whole genome shotgun sequence genomic DNA includes:
- the LOC122318608 gene encoding U-box domain-containing protein 35 isoform X2 has product MDRSEVEVDENLTPLPSSSSVVAVAVDGKRKSKHIVQWSLEKFVPEGNVIFKLIHVRARIMGNSIPISQVREEVAAAYIKDIEWQTSEMLLPYKKLCIQKKVEVDVIVIESDDVANAIAEEVAKHGINKLVIGASSHGLFTRKLKGVSSRIAIRAPEFCTVYAVSKGKLSSIRPSNIETNGSIRDDSSETSCSTTSSSSYTFSSQTDHGLVAPYSHFDSPSLPMQRFQALTTINQTLLKTRTSSVESSHSRCQSLDIREGKDDLSSCATNADSGHALSRTSSCKSFPTDNQSWISDQASTSDMLTEYLSSESQDNFNFELEKLRIELRHARGMYAVAQSETNDASMKLNNLNKCRLEEAMKLKEINLKEEMAKELARKEKERYEAAKREVTQVRESAEREASQRKEAEMKAIHDAKEKEKLENALVGPVQQYRKFTWEEIESATSFFSEDLKIGMGAYGSVYKCSLHHTAAAVKVLHSKENHKTKQFQQELKILSEIRHPHLLLLLGACLDHGCLVYEYMECGSLEDRLLRKCGTTPIPWFERFRIAWEVASALAFLHNAKPKPVIHRDLKPANILLDHNLVSKIGDVGLSTIVHTDPSSMSTLYKDTGPVGTLCYIDPEYQRTGLISPKSDVYAFGMVILQLLTAKPAIALTHVVETALSDGLLSEILDQEAGNWPVEETKELAELGLSCAELRRRDRPDLKDKVLPALERLKEAGDRARGLISRVQFAPPSHFICPILKDVMYDPCVAADGYTYDRRAIELWLEVNNKSPMTNMPLPHKNLIPNYTLLSAIMEYKSRGQ; this is encoded by the exons ATGGATAGAAGTGAAGTAGAAGTAGATGAGAATCTTACGCCACTACCTTCCTCATCTTCAGTTGTTGCAGTAGCTGtagatggaaaaagaaaaagcaagcaTATAGTACAATGGTCACTGGAGAAGTTTGTGCCTGAGGGAAATGTTATCTTCAAGCTGATACATGTCCGTGCAAGGATTA TGGGGAATTCGATTCCAATTTCACAAGTTCGGGAAGAAGTAGCAGCTGCTTACATAAAGGATATAGAGTGGCAGACAAGTGAAATGCTTCTTCCTTATAAGAAATTGTGTATACAGAAAAAG GTAGAAGTAGATGTTATAGTGATTGAATCAGATGATGTTGCAAATGCAATAGCAGAGGAGGTTGCTAAGCATGGTATCAACAAGCTTGTTATAGGAGCTTCATCTCATGGCTTGTTTACAAG gaAACTTAAAGGTGTATCTTCGAGAATCGCAATACGTGCTCCAGAATTTTGTACAGTCTATGCTGTTTCAAAAGGGAAGTTGTCTTCTATACGCCCATCCAATATAGAAACAAATGGAAGCATTAGAGATGACAGTAGTGAGACAAGTTGTTCTACTACAAGTTCATCAAGCTACACTTTCAGTTCACAGACAG ACCATGGTTTAGTTGCTCCGTACTCCCATTTTGATTCTCCTTCCCTACCAATGCAGCGATTTCAAGCTCTCACAACTATTAACCAGACGCTTCTTAAGACAAGAACAAGTTCAGTTGAAAGCAGTCATTCTAGATGCCAATCTTTGGATATCAGGGAAGGGAAGGATGATCTGAGTTCCTGTGCCACTAATGCAGATAGTGGACATGCACTGAGTCGGACCTCTAGTTGCAAAAGCTTTCCAACAGATAATCAGTCATGGATTTCTGATCAAGCTTCCACCTCAGACATGCTCACTGAGTATCTTTCATCTGAGAGCCAG gacaattttaattttgagcTAGAAAAGCTAAGAATTGAACTCAGACATGCCCGTGGAATGTATGCAGTAGCTCAAAGCGAGACTAATGATGCCTCAATGAAG TTGAACAATCTCAATAAATGCCGCTTGGAGGAAGCAATGAAGCTTAAGGAGATCAATCTCAAAGAGGAGATGGCCAAGGAATTagcaagaaaagagaaagagaggtaTGAAGCTGCGAAAAGAGAAGTCACACAAGTGAGAGAATCTGCTGAAAGAGAAGCATCCCAACGAAAAGAAGCAGAGATGAAGGCTATTCATGATGCTAAAGAGAAAGAGAAGCTCGAGAATGCTCTTGTGGGGCCAGTGCAACAATACCGAAAGTTCACATGGGAGGAGATTGAGTCTGCCACCTCATTCTTTTCTGAAGATCTTAAAATAGGAATGGGGGCATATGGATCAGTTTATAAATGTAGTTTGCATCATACAGCTGCAGCAGTGAAAGTTCTTCACTCTAAAGAGAATCACAAGACTAAGCAATTTCAGCAGGAG CTTAAAATCTTGAGCGAAATTCGTCATCCACATTTACTTCTCCTTCTTGGAGCATGTCTAGATCATGGTTGCCTTGTGTACGAGTACATGGAGTGTGGTAGCCTGGAGGACAGGTTGCTAAGGAAATGTGGTACAACCCCTATCCCTTGGTTTGAGAGGTTCAGAATAGCTTGGGAAGTAGCCTCAGCCCTTGCCTTTCTTCACAATGCCAAGCCAAAACCAGTTATCCATCGTGATCTGAAACCGGCAAACATTTTGCTTGATCACAACCTTGTAAGCAAGATTGGTGATGTTGGCCTTTCTACGATTGTTCATACAGATCCTTCTTCTATGTCTACTTTATACAAGGACACGGGGCCTGTTGGGACACTTTGCTACATAGATCCTGAGTATCAAAGGACTGGTTTAATCTCTCCAAAGTCCGATGTTTATGCTTTTGGGATGGTGATTTTGCAGTTGCTGACTGCAAAACCAGCAATAGCACTGACCCATGTTGTGGAAACTGCTTTGAGTGATGGACTTTTATCAGAGATTTTGGACCAAGAGGCTGGTAATTGGCCAGTTGAGGAGACAAAGGAATTGGCTGAACTTGGACTGAGCTGTGCTGAGCTTCGGCGCAGAGACAGGcctgatttgaaagataaagtACTTCCTGCACTGGAGAGATTGAAGGAGGCTGGTGATAGGGCTCGAGGTTTGATTTCTAGAGTTCAATTTGCACCTCCAAGCCACTTCATCTGCCCAATTCTGAAG GATGTGATGTATGACCCTTGTGTCGCCGCAGATGGTTACACTTATGACCGCAGAGCAATAGAGCTATGGCTTGAAGTGAACAACAAATCGCCAATGACAAATATGCCATTGCCTCATAAGAATCTGATCCCCAATTACACTCTTTTATCTGCGATCATGGAGTATAAGTCCAGAGGCCAATGA
- the LOC122318608 gene encoding U-box domain-containing protein 35 isoform X1 — translation MDRSEVEVDENLTPLPSSSSVVAVAVDGKRKSKHIVQWSLEKFVPEGNVIFKLIHVRARISSVPTPMGNSIPISQVREEVAAAYIKDIEWQTSEMLLPYKKLCIQKKVEVDVIVIESDDVANAIAEEVAKHGINKLVIGASSHGLFTRKLKGVSSRIAIRAPEFCTVYAVSKGKLSSIRPSNIETNGSIRDDSSETSCSTTSSSSYTFSSQTDHGLVAPYSHFDSPSLPMQRFQALTTINQTLLKTRTSSVESSHSRCQSLDIREGKDDLSSCATNADSGHALSRTSSCKSFPTDNQSWISDQASTSDMLTEYLSSESQDNFNFELEKLRIELRHARGMYAVAQSETNDASMKLNNLNKCRLEEAMKLKEINLKEEMAKELARKEKERYEAAKREVTQVRESAEREASQRKEAEMKAIHDAKEKEKLENALVGPVQQYRKFTWEEIESATSFFSEDLKIGMGAYGSVYKCSLHHTAAAVKVLHSKENHKTKQFQQELKILSEIRHPHLLLLLGACLDHGCLVYEYMECGSLEDRLLRKCGTTPIPWFERFRIAWEVASALAFLHNAKPKPVIHRDLKPANILLDHNLVSKIGDVGLSTIVHTDPSSMSTLYKDTGPVGTLCYIDPEYQRTGLISPKSDVYAFGMVILQLLTAKPAIALTHVVETALSDGLLSEILDQEAGNWPVEETKELAELGLSCAELRRRDRPDLKDKVLPALERLKEAGDRARGLISRVQFAPPSHFICPILKDVMYDPCVAADGYTYDRRAIELWLEVNNKSPMTNMPLPHKNLIPNYTLLSAIMEYKSRGQ, via the exons ATGGATAGAAGTGAAGTAGAAGTAGATGAGAATCTTACGCCACTACCTTCCTCATCTTCAGTTGTTGCAGTAGCTGtagatggaaaaagaaaaagcaagcaTATAGTACAATGGTCACTGGAGAAGTTTGTGCCTGAGGGAAATGTTATCTTCAAGCTGATACATGTCCGTGCAAGGATTAGTTCAGTTCCTACACCTA TGGGGAATTCGATTCCAATTTCACAAGTTCGGGAAGAAGTAGCAGCTGCTTACATAAAGGATATAGAGTGGCAGACAAGTGAAATGCTTCTTCCTTATAAGAAATTGTGTATACAGAAAAAG GTAGAAGTAGATGTTATAGTGATTGAATCAGATGATGTTGCAAATGCAATAGCAGAGGAGGTTGCTAAGCATGGTATCAACAAGCTTGTTATAGGAGCTTCATCTCATGGCTTGTTTACAAG gaAACTTAAAGGTGTATCTTCGAGAATCGCAATACGTGCTCCAGAATTTTGTACAGTCTATGCTGTTTCAAAAGGGAAGTTGTCTTCTATACGCCCATCCAATATAGAAACAAATGGAAGCATTAGAGATGACAGTAGTGAGACAAGTTGTTCTACTACAAGTTCATCAAGCTACACTTTCAGTTCACAGACAG ACCATGGTTTAGTTGCTCCGTACTCCCATTTTGATTCTCCTTCCCTACCAATGCAGCGATTTCAAGCTCTCACAACTATTAACCAGACGCTTCTTAAGACAAGAACAAGTTCAGTTGAAAGCAGTCATTCTAGATGCCAATCTTTGGATATCAGGGAAGGGAAGGATGATCTGAGTTCCTGTGCCACTAATGCAGATAGTGGACATGCACTGAGTCGGACCTCTAGTTGCAAAAGCTTTCCAACAGATAATCAGTCATGGATTTCTGATCAAGCTTCCACCTCAGACATGCTCACTGAGTATCTTTCATCTGAGAGCCAG gacaattttaattttgagcTAGAAAAGCTAAGAATTGAACTCAGACATGCCCGTGGAATGTATGCAGTAGCTCAAAGCGAGACTAATGATGCCTCAATGAAG TTGAACAATCTCAATAAATGCCGCTTGGAGGAAGCAATGAAGCTTAAGGAGATCAATCTCAAAGAGGAGATGGCCAAGGAATTagcaagaaaagagaaagagaggtaTGAAGCTGCGAAAAGAGAAGTCACACAAGTGAGAGAATCTGCTGAAAGAGAAGCATCCCAACGAAAAGAAGCAGAGATGAAGGCTATTCATGATGCTAAAGAGAAAGAGAAGCTCGAGAATGCTCTTGTGGGGCCAGTGCAACAATACCGAAAGTTCACATGGGAGGAGATTGAGTCTGCCACCTCATTCTTTTCTGAAGATCTTAAAATAGGAATGGGGGCATATGGATCAGTTTATAAATGTAGTTTGCATCATACAGCTGCAGCAGTGAAAGTTCTTCACTCTAAAGAGAATCACAAGACTAAGCAATTTCAGCAGGAG CTTAAAATCTTGAGCGAAATTCGTCATCCACATTTACTTCTCCTTCTTGGAGCATGTCTAGATCATGGTTGCCTTGTGTACGAGTACATGGAGTGTGGTAGCCTGGAGGACAGGTTGCTAAGGAAATGTGGTACAACCCCTATCCCTTGGTTTGAGAGGTTCAGAATAGCTTGGGAAGTAGCCTCAGCCCTTGCCTTTCTTCACAATGCCAAGCCAAAACCAGTTATCCATCGTGATCTGAAACCGGCAAACATTTTGCTTGATCACAACCTTGTAAGCAAGATTGGTGATGTTGGCCTTTCTACGATTGTTCATACAGATCCTTCTTCTATGTCTACTTTATACAAGGACACGGGGCCTGTTGGGACACTTTGCTACATAGATCCTGAGTATCAAAGGACTGGTTTAATCTCTCCAAAGTCCGATGTTTATGCTTTTGGGATGGTGATTTTGCAGTTGCTGACTGCAAAACCAGCAATAGCACTGACCCATGTTGTGGAAACTGCTTTGAGTGATGGACTTTTATCAGAGATTTTGGACCAAGAGGCTGGTAATTGGCCAGTTGAGGAGACAAAGGAATTGGCTGAACTTGGACTGAGCTGTGCTGAGCTTCGGCGCAGAGACAGGcctgatttgaaagataaagtACTTCCTGCACTGGAGAGATTGAAGGAGGCTGGTGATAGGGCTCGAGGTTTGATTTCTAGAGTTCAATTTGCACCTCCAAGCCACTTCATCTGCCCAATTCTGAAG GATGTGATGTATGACCCTTGTGTCGCCGCAGATGGTTACACTTATGACCGCAGAGCAATAGAGCTATGGCTTGAAGTGAACAACAAATCGCCAATGACAAATATGCCATTGCCTCATAAGAATCTGATCCCCAATTACACTCTTTTATCTGCGATCATGGAGTATAAGTCCAGAGGCCAATGA